One window of Kosakonia cowanii JCM 10956 = DSM 18146 genomic DNA carries:
- the ppa gene encoding inorganic diphosphatase: MSLLNVPAGKDLPEDIYVVIEIPANADPIKYEVDKESGALFVDRFMSTAMFYPCNYGYINHTLSLDGDPVDVLVPTPYPLEPGSVIRCRPVGVLKMTDESGEDAKLVAVPHTKLSKEYDHIKDVNDLPELLKAQITHFFEHYKDLEKGKWVKVDGWDNAEAAKAEIVASFERAAKK; encoded by the coding sequence ATGAGCTTACTCAACGTCCCGGCGGGTAAAGATCTGCCAGAAGATATCTATGTTGTTATCGAAATTCCGGCTAACGCTGACCCGATCAAATACGAAGTCGACAAAGAGAGCGGCGCGCTGTTCGTTGACCGCTTCATGTCCACCGCGATGTTCTATCCGTGCAACTACGGTTACATCAACCACACCCTCTCCCTGGATGGTGACCCGGTAGACGTGCTGGTGCCGACGCCGTACCCGCTGGAGCCAGGCTCTGTGATCCGCTGCCGTCCGGTTGGCGTGCTGAAAATGACCGACGAATCCGGTGAAGATGCCAAGCTGGTTGCGGTTCCGCACACCAAGCTGAGCAAAGAGTACGATCACATTAAAGATGTGAACGACCTGCCGGAACTGCTGAAAGCGCAGATCACCCACTTCTTCGAGCACTACAAAGATCTCGAAAAAGGCAAATGGGTGAAAGTGGACGGTTGGGACAACGCTGAAGCGGCGAAAGCTGAAATCGTTGCCTCCTTCGAGCGCGCTGCCAAGAAGTAA
- a CDS encoding gamma-glutamylcyclotransferase — protein MRIFVYGSLRRKQGNSHWMTNAQWLGDFSVENHQLYSLGHYPGAVPGNGSVLGEVYRIDASTLGELDALRTAGGEYKRQLIQTPYGGAWMYVYQRSVEGKTLIESGDWLDRDHYQK, from the coding sequence ATGCGAATATTTGTCTACGGCAGTTTACGACGCAAGCAGGGCAACAGCCACTGGATGACCAACGCTCAGTGGCTGGGCGACTTCAGCGTTGAAAATCATCAGCTGTACAGCCTGGGGCACTACCCAGGCGCGGTGCCGGGCAACGGCAGCGTGCTGGGTGAAGTCTATCGCATCGACGCCTCAACGCTCGGTGAGCTGGACGCCCTGCGTACCGCAGGCGGCGAGTATAAACGGCAGTTGATCCAGACGCCGTACGGTGGCGCATGGATGTACGTCTACCAGCGTTCTGTTGAGGGGAAAACCTTGATTGAAAGCGGCGACTGGCTTGACCGCGACCATTATCAAAAGTAG
- a CDS encoding methyl-accepting chemotaxis protein has protein sequence MLKTLSIRTGLLSLLAVMTLLLLLVSGIGIYALNKSSASLARINQLQGEKMARLNSGYTMILRARNEAGQAVRMMEVGLLDDAANSVKLINNEIALGEQSLTGVISAGVDDEQGAVLLAKVAKSYGDYVSQGIKPMQDALNQQSADAYYELLESKLIPVSRQFDNDMQAFQAWGEARGKTEVAAVQSSKRFVMSLISVVALLVAGIIVLAWLALRHMLLKPLDTSIQQLEQVAAGNLIAAKTEVTGKEFNRLNAAIEEMRHALIGSVMRVRDASSQIDTGSRELAAGNLDLSQRTESTATSLEQTAASMEQITATVKLNADNAEQAHKLAKTVSETADRGSEMVCYVIEKMRDIAGSSDRIADILSVIDAIAFQTNILALNAAVEAARAGEQGRGFAVVAGEVRSLASRSADSAKEIRQLISSSQAQVSEGSDLAMQAGETMDEIAEEVLRMTKLMREIANASQEQSRGIEQVNIAVSQMDETAQQNAALVQQSSAATRSLEQQSRELLEAMASFRLQTQA, from the coding sequence ATGCTTAAAACGCTTTCGATCCGTACGGGCTTACTTTCTCTGCTGGCTGTTATGACTCTTCTGCTGCTGCTGGTCAGCGGCATCGGTATTTATGCGCTCAATAAGAGCTCCGCTTCGCTGGCGCGAATCAACCAGCTTCAGGGCGAAAAGATGGCGCGCCTTAACAGCGGCTACACCATGATTCTGCGCGCGCGCAACGAAGCCGGCCAGGCGGTGCGCATGATGGAGGTGGGGCTGCTTGATGATGCAGCCAACTCCGTAAAACTGATTAATAACGAAATCGCGCTCGGCGAGCAGTCCCTCACTGGCGTTATCAGCGCGGGCGTTGATGATGAGCAGGGCGCGGTGTTGCTGGCAAAGGTGGCGAAAAGCTATGGCGATTACGTCAGCCAGGGCATTAAGCCGATGCAGGACGCGCTCAACCAACAGAGCGCTGATGCCTATTACGAACTCCTCGAAAGCAAACTGATCCCTGTCTCCCGCCAGTTCGATAACGATATGCAGGCCTTCCAGGCGTGGGGCGAAGCGCGCGGTAAAACCGAAGTGGCAGCCGTGCAGAGCAGTAAGCGCTTTGTTATGTCGCTAATTTCTGTGGTTGCCCTGCTGGTGGCCGGGATTATCGTGCTGGCCTGGCTGGCGCTGCGCCATATGCTGCTTAAACCCCTCGATACCTCGATTCAACAGCTGGAACAGGTGGCGGCGGGCAACCTGATTGCCGCGAAAACCGAAGTGACGGGAAAAGAGTTTAACCGCCTGAACGCGGCGATTGAGGAGATGCGCCATGCGCTGATCGGCTCCGTGATGCGCGTGCGCGATGCCAGTTCGCAGATTGATACCGGTAGCCGGGAGCTGGCGGCAGGCAACCTCGATCTCTCGCAGCGCACCGAATCCACCGCCACTTCGCTTGAGCAGACCGCCGCCAGCATGGAGCAGATCACCGCCACGGTGAAACTCAATGCCGACAACGCCGAGCAGGCGCATAAGCTGGCGAAAACCGTCTCCGAGACCGCCGATCGCGGCAGCGAAATGGTCTGCTATGTGATTGAGAAAATGCGCGATATCGCTGGCAGTTCCGATCGCATCGCCGATATTCTTAGCGTGATCGACGCCATTGCTTTCCAGACCAATATTCTGGCGCTCAACGCCGCCGTCGAAGCGGCGCGCGCGGGTGAGCAGGGCAGAGGCTTTGCGGTAGTGGCGGGCGAAGTACGCAGCCTCGCCAGCCGCAGCGCCGACTCCGCGAAAGAGATCCGCCAGCTTATCAGCAGCTCGCAGGCGCAGGTCTCCGAAGGCAGCGATCTGGCGATGCAGGCCGGTGAAACGATGGATGAGATCGCCGAAGAGGTGTTGCGCATGACTAAATTGATGCGCGAAATTGCTAACGCCTCGCAAGAGCAGAGTCGCGGTATTGAGCAGGTTAATATTGCAGTAAGTCAGATGGATGAAACGGCGCAGCAGAATGCGGCGCTGGTACAACAATCGTCTGCGGCGACGCGCTCGCTGGAGCAGCAATCACGAGAGCTGCTTGAAGCGATGGCGTCGTTCCGTTTGCAGACGCAAGCATAA
- the ytfR gene encoding galactofuranose ABC transporter, ATP-binding protein YtfR — protein MNAEAHQEILRTEGLSKFFPGVKALDNVDFSLRRGEIMALLGENGAGKSTLIKALTGVYHADKGTIWLEGQAINPKNTAHAQQLGIGTVYQEVNLLPNMSVADNLFIGREPRRFGLLRRKEMEQRASELMQSYGFSLDVREPLNRFSVAMQQIVAICRAIDLSAKVLILDEPTASLDTQEVEMLFTLMRQLRDQGVSLIFVTHFLDQVYTVCDRITVLRNGSFVGCRETRELPQIDLVKMMLGRELESNALQRAGRTLLSNKPVAAFNNYGKKGVIAPFDLEVRPGEIVGLAGLLGSGRTETAEVIFGIKPADSGSAMIKGQPQTLRSPHRASCLGIGFCPEDRKTDGIIAAASVRENIVLALQAQRGWLRPIPRKEQNAIAERFIRQLGIRTPSAEQPIEFLSGGNQQKVLLSRWLLTRPQFLILDEPTRGIDVGAHAEIIRLIETLCADGLALLVISSELEELVGYADRVIIMRDRKQVAEIPLAELSVPAIMNAIAA, from the coding sequence ATGAACGCGGAAGCACACCAGGAAATCCTGCGTACCGAAGGCTTAAGTAAATTCTTTCCCGGCGTAAAAGCGCTCGATAACGTGGATTTCTCGCTGCGACGCGGTGAAATCATGGCCCTGCTCGGTGAGAACGGCGCGGGAAAATCGACGCTTATCAAAGCGCTGACCGGGGTTTACCACGCGGATAAGGGCACCATCTGGCTTGAAGGCCAGGCCATCAATCCCAAAAATACCGCCCATGCCCAACAACTGGGGATTGGCACCGTTTACCAGGAAGTGAACCTGCTACCGAATATGTCGGTGGCGGATAACCTGTTTATTGGCCGTGAGCCGCGCCGCTTCGGCCTGCTGCGCCGCAAAGAGATGGAGCAGCGCGCCAGCGAACTGATGCAATCTTACGGCTTCTCGCTCGACGTGCGCGAGCCGCTTAACCGCTTCTCCGTGGCGATGCAGCAGATTGTCGCCATCTGCCGTGCTATCGATCTCTCGGCAAAAGTGCTGATCCTCGATGAGCCAACCGCCAGTCTTGATACCCAGGAAGTGGAGATGCTCTTCACCCTGATGCGCCAGTTGCGCGATCAGGGCGTCAGCCTCATCTTCGTGACCCACTTTCTCGACCAGGTTTACACCGTTTGCGACCGCATCACCGTGCTGCGCAACGGCAGCTTTGTCGGCTGTCGCGAAACGCGCGAGCTGCCGCAAATTGATCTGGTGAAGATGATGCTGGGCCGCGAGCTGGAGAGTAACGCCCTGCAACGCGCCGGGCGCACGCTGCTCAGCAACAAGCCGGTGGCCGCCTTTAACAACTACGGCAAGAAAGGGGTCATTGCTCCGTTCGATCTTGAGGTTCGCCCCGGTGAGATCGTCGGTCTTGCCGGGCTGCTAGGCTCCGGGCGCACCGAAACGGCAGAGGTGATATTCGGCATTAAGCCCGCCGACAGCGGCAGCGCGATGATCAAAGGCCAGCCGCAAACCCTGCGCTCGCCCCATCGCGCCTCCTGTCTTGGGATCGGTTTCTGTCCGGAAGATCGCAAAACCGACGGCATTATTGCCGCCGCTTCGGTACGCGAGAATATCGTACTGGCGCTACAGGCCCAGCGCGGCTGGCTGCGTCCAATCCCGCGTAAAGAGCAGAACGCGATTGCCGAGCGCTTTATCCGCCAGCTGGGCATTCGCACGCCGAGCGCCGAACAGCCGATTGAGTTTCTCTCCGGCGGCAATCAGCAAAAAGTGCTGCTCTCGCGCTGGCTGCTGACGCGCCCGCAGTTCCTGATCCTCGATGAACCCACGCGCGGGATTGATGTTGGCGCGCATGCTGAAATCATCCGCCTGATCGAGACCCTCTGCGCCGACGGGCTGGCGCTGCTGGTGATCTCTTCTGAGCTGGAGGAGCTGGTGGGCTATGCGGATCGGGTGATCATCATGCGCGATCGCAAGCAGGTCGCCGAGATCCCGCTCGCCGAGCTTTCCGTTCCGGCGATCATGAATGCCATTGCGGCGTAA
- the mpl gene encoding UDP-N-acetylmuramate:L-alanyl-gamma-D-glutamyl-meso-diaminopimelate ligase produces the protein MRIHILGICGTFMGGLAMLARSLGHQVTGSDANVYPPMSTLLEKQGIDLIQGYDASQLDPAPDLVIIGNAMTRGNPCVEAVLEKNIPFMSGPQWLHDFVLRDRWVVAVAGTHGKTTTAGMATWILEACGYKPGFVIGGVPGNFDVSARLGESDFFVIEADEYDCAFFDKRSKFVHYCPRTLILNNLEFDHADIFDDLKAIQKQFHHLVRIVPGQGKIIWPENDINLKQTMAMGCWSEQELVGDQGHWQAKKLTTDASSWEVWLDGECVGQVNWGLVGEHNMHNGLMAIAAARHVGVTPADAANALGSFINARRRLELRGEAHGVCVYDDFAHHPTAILATLAALRGKVGGTAKIIAVLEPRSNTMKMGLCKDDLAPSLGRADEVFLLQPQHIPWQVAEVAEACIQPAHWSADVDTLADQIVKSAQPGDHILVMSNGGFGGIHQKLLDKLEKKAQLAAEKA, from the coding sequence ATGCGCATTCATATTTTGGGGATTTGTGGCACTTTCATGGGCGGGCTGGCAATGCTGGCGCGCTCGCTGGGCCACCAGGTAACGGGTTCGGATGCCAATGTCTATCCGCCGATGAGCACGCTGCTTGAGAAGCAAGGCATTGATTTAATTCAGGGATATGACGCAAGCCAGCTCGATCCCGCGCCGGATTTGGTGATCATCGGCAATGCGATGACCCGCGGAAACCCGTGTGTCGAAGCGGTGCTGGAGAAGAACATTCCGTTTATGTCCGGCCCGCAATGGCTGCATGATTTTGTGCTGCGCGACCGCTGGGTTGTGGCGGTTGCCGGTACGCACGGCAAGACCACCACTGCCGGGATGGCGACCTGGATCCTCGAAGCCTGCGGCTATAAACCCGGTTTTGTCATCGGCGGCGTGCCGGGCAATTTCGATGTTTCCGCGCGCCTCGGCGAGAGCGATTTTTTCGTTATCGAAGCTGACGAATACGACTGTGCCTTCTTCGATAAGCGCTCCAAATTCGTCCACTACTGCCCGCGCACGCTGATCCTCAACAACCTTGAGTTCGATCACGCGGACATTTTTGACGATCTGAAAGCGATCCAGAAGCAGTTCCACCACCTGGTTCGCATCGTGCCGGGGCAGGGGAAAATCATCTGGCCGGAAAACGACATCAACCTGAAACAGACGATGGCGATGGGCTGCTGGAGCGAGCAGGAGCTGGTGGGCGATCAGGGCCACTGGCAGGCGAAGAAGCTGACCACCGACGCTTCAAGCTGGGAAGTGTGGCTGGATGGTGAATGCGTCGGCCAGGTCAACTGGGGCCTGGTGGGCGAGCACAACATGCATAACGGTCTGATGGCGATCGCCGCTGCGCGTCATGTTGGCGTTACGCCTGCGGATGCCGCCAATGCGCTCGGTTCGTTTATCAACGCCCGCCGCCGCCTTGAGCTGCGCGGTGAAGCGCACGGCGTCTGCGTGTATGACGATTTCGCGCACCACCCGACGGCAATCCTCGCCACACTCGCCGCGCTGCGCGGTAAAGTGGGCGGGACGGCGAAGATCATTGCCGTGCTGGAGCCGCGCTCCAACACCATGAAGATGGGGCTGTGCAAAGATGATCTCGCGCCGTCGCTGGGCCGCGCCGATGAAGTCTTCCTCCTGCAACCGCAGCATATTCCGTGGCAGGTCGCGGAAGTGGCGGAGGCCTGTATCCAGCCTGCGCACTGGAGCGCGGATGTCGATACGCTGGCGGATCAGATTGTGAAAAGCGCCCAGCCGGGCGATCACATTCTGGTGATGAGCAACGGCGGCTTCGGCGGCATTCATCAGAAGCTGCTCGATAAGCTGGAGAAGAAAGCGCAGCTCGCGGCTGAAAAAGCCTGA
- the ytfT gene encoding galactofuranose ABC transporter, ATP-binding protein YtfT produces the protein MMPQSLGQQAQPKRRFSWPTGTPQILALLLVLLVDSLVAPHFYQVVLQDGRLFGSPIDILNRAAPVALLAIGMTLVIATGGIDLSVGAVMAIAGATAASLTVSGHSLTVVLLAALATGVLAGLWNGILVAILKIQPFVATLILMVAGRGVAQLITSGQIVTFNAPSLAWLGSGSLLLFPTPVIIALVTLLIFWLFTRKTALGMFIEAVGINIRAAKNAGVNTRLVVMLTYVLSGVCAAIAGVIVTADIRGADANNAGLWLELDAILAVVIGGGSLMGGRFNIVLSVVGALIIQGMNTGILLSGFQPELNQVVKAVVVMCVLIVQSPRFIALLKGVRGHDKT, from the coding sequence GTGATGCCTCAATCACTGGGCCAACAGGCGCAGCCGAAGCGCCGTTTTAGCTGGCCGACCGGCACGCCGCAGATCTTAGCCCTGCTGCTGGTTTTACTGGTGGACAGCCTGGTCGCGCCCCATTTTTACCAGGTGGTGTTGCAGGATGGCCGCCTGTTTGGCAGCCCGATCGATATTCTTAACCGCGCAGCGCCGGTCGCGCTGCTGGCCATCGGCATGACGCTGGTGATTGCCACCGGCGGCATCGATCTCTCGGTCGGCGCGGTGATGGCGATTGCCGGCGCGACGGCGGCATCATTAACCGTCTCCGGCCATAGCCTGACGGTAGTGTTGCTGGCGGCGCTGGCCACCGGCGTGCTGGCCGGGCTGTGGAACGGCATTCTGGTGGCGATCCTCAAGATCCAGCCCTTTGTTGCCACGCTGATCCTGATGGTCGCCGGGCGCGGGGTGGCGCAGTTGATCACCTCCGGGCAGATCGTCACCTTTAATGCGCCGTCGCTGGCGTGGCTCGGCAGCGGCTCGCTGCTGCTCTTCCCGACGCCGGTGATCATCGCGCTGGTGACGTTACTCATCTTCTGGCTGTTTACCCGCAAAACGGCGCTGGGCATGTTTATCGAAGCGGTGGGGATTAATATCCGCGCGGCAAAAAACGCCGGGGTGAATACGCGGCTGGTGGTGATGCTGACCTACGTGCTGAGCGGCGTTTGCGCGGCCATCGCCGGGGTGATTGTCACCGCGGATATTCGCGGCGCGGATGCCAACAACGCCGGGCTGTGGCTGGAGCTGGACGCCATTCTGGCGGTGGTGATTGGCGGCGGCTCGCTGATGGGTGGGCGTTTCAACATTGTGCTGTCGGTGGTGGGGGCGCTGATTATTCAGGGCATGAACACCGGCATCCTGCTCTCCGGTTTTCAACCGGAGCTTAACCAGGTAGTGAAAGCGGTGGTGGTGATGTGTGTGCTGATTGTCCAGTCGCCGCGCTTTATTGCGTTGCTTAAAGGAGTGCGCGGTCATGATAAAACGTAA
- the fbp gene encoding class 1 fructose-bisphosphatase: MKTLGEFIVEKQHEFSHATGELTALLSAIKLGAKIIHRDINKAGLVDILGASGAENVQGEVQQKLDLFANEKLKSALRARDIVAGIASEEEDEIVVFEGCEHAKYVVLMDPLDGSSNIDVNVSVGTIFSIYRRVTPVGTPVTEEDFLQPGNKQVAAGYVVYGSSTMLVYTTGCGVHAFTYDPSLGVFCLSQERMRFPERGNTYSINEGNYIKFPQGVKKYLKFCQEEDKATHRPYTSRYIGSLVADFHRNLLKGGIYLYPSTASHPQGKLRLLYECNPMAFLAEQAGGKASDGKERILDIQPESLHQRRPFFVGNEHMVDDVERYMREYPDA; this comes from the coding sequence ATGAAAACGTTAGGTGAATTTATTGTCGAAAAGCAGCATGAGTTCTCGCATGCCACGGGTGAACTAACTGCTTTACTGTCGGCGATAAAACTGGGCGCCAAGATCATTCATCGCGATATCAATAAGGCCGGTCTGGTCGATATCCTGGGTGCCAGCGGTGCTGAGAACGTACAGGGCGAAGTGCAGCAAAAACTCGACCTGTTTGCGAACGAGAAACTGAAATCCGCGCTGCGCGCCCGCGATATCGTCGCCGGTATCGCCTCTGAAGAAGAAGATGAGATCGTCGTTTTCGAAGGGTGCGAGCACGCTAAATACGTGGTGTTGATGGATCCGCTGGATGGCTCCTCCAACATCGACGTTAACGTCTCTGTTGGCACCATCTTCTCTATCTACCGCCGCGTTACGCCTGTTGGCACGCCGGTCACCGAAGAGGATTTCCTGCAACCGGGCAACAAACAGGTTGCTGCCGGTTATGTGGTTTACGGCTCGTCGACAATGCTGGTCTACACCACCGGCTGCGGCGTTCACGCCTTCACCTACGATCCGTCACTCGGCGTCTTCTGTCTCTCCCAGGAGCGCATGCGCTTCCCGGAACGCGGCAACACCTACTCGATTAACGAAGGGAACTACATCAAATTCCCGCAGGGCGTGAAGAAGTATCTCAAGTTCTGCCAGGAAGAGGATAAAGCAACCCACCGCCCTTACACCTCGCGCTACATCGGTTCACTGGTGGCGGATTTCCACCGTAACCTGCTGAAAGGCGGCATCTACCTCTACCCGAGCACCGCCAGCCACCCGCAAGGGAAACTGCGCCTGCTGTATGAGTGCAACCCGATGGCCTTCCTCGCGGAACAGGCCGGCGGCAAAGCGAGCGACGGTAAAGAGCGTATTCTTGATATTCAGCCAGAGAGCCTGCACCAGCGCCGTCCGTTCTTCGTCGGCAATGAGCATATGGTGGATGATGTTGAGCGTTATATGCGTGAGTATCCGGACGCATAA
- a CDS encoding DUF2569 domain-containing protein, with protein MAVCIQCDSEALKGSDYCAICEEREFKKIRGWLYLPALGLVASIIVNLISINFTLRFLMENFALIGSGQKGILFFELASFVGMFAYALFVSSLFFRKKRQLPRHYIVLVGVGTAFVAVDLLLGHHYLNVPYVFETVKPLVRNVLNACIWIPYFIVSERVKRTFVK; from the coding sequence ATGGCTGTATGTATTCAATGTGATAGCGAGGCGCTGAAGGGCAGCGACTATTGTGCCATCTGCGAGGAGCGCGAGTTTAAAAAGATCCGCGGCTGGCTCTATCTTCCGGCGCTGGGGTTGGTTGCGTCGATCATCGTCAACCTGATATCCATTAACTTTACGCTGCGCTTTTTAATGGAGAACTTCGCGCTGATTGGCTCGGGGCAGAAAGGGATCCTCTTTTTCGAGCTGGCGTCGTTTGTCGGCATGTTTGCCTATGCGCTGTTTGTCAGCAGCCTCTTTTTCCGTAAAAAGCGTCAGCTGCCGCGGCATTACATTGTACTGGTGGGGGTGGGTACGGCCTTTGTCGCCGTCGATCTGCTGTTGGGGCACCACTATCTGAATGTGCCTTATGTCTTTGAGACGGTGAAACCGCTGGTGCGCAATGTGCTGAACGCCTGTATCTGGATCCCTTACTTCATCGTGTCCGAACGCGTGAAGCGTACCTTTGTGAAGTAA
- the ytfQ gene encoding galactofuranose ABC transporter, galactofuranose-binding protein YtfQ, whose translation MWKRLLLVTAVSAAMSSMAMAASLTVGFSQVGSESGWRAAETNVAKSEASKRGITLKIADGQQKQENQLKAVRSFIAQGVDAIFIAPVVATGWEPVLKEAKEAKIPVFLLDRSIDVKDKSLYMTTVTADNVLEGKLIGEWLVKTVAGKPCNVVELQGTVGASVAIDRKKGFAEAISKASNIKIIRSQSGDFTRSKGKEVMESFIKAENNGKNICMVYAHNDDMAIGAIQAIKEAGLKPGKDILTGSIDGVPDIYKAMNDGEANASVELTPNMAGPAFDALEKFKKDGTEPPKLTITKSTLYLPDTAKEELEKKKNMGY comes from the coding sequence ATGTGGAAGCGTTTACTTCTTGTCACAGCAGTTTCGGCAGCTATGTCGTCTATGGCGATGGCTGCGTCGTTAACCGTGGGATTTTCGCAGGTCGGTTCGGAGTCCGGCTGGCGTGCCGCTGAAACCAACGTCGCGAAAAGCGAAGCCAGCAAACGCGGCATTACGCTGAAGATTGCTGACGGTCAGCAAAAGCAGGAGAACCAGCTTAAAGCGGTGCGCTCCTTTATCGCGCAGGGCGTTGACGCCATCTTCATCGCCCCGGTGGTTGCCACAGGCTGGGAGCCGGTGCTGAAAGAAGCGAAAGAGGCGAAGATCCCGGTCTTTCTGCTCGACCGCTCCATCGATGTGAAAGACAAATCGCTCTATATGACTACCGTTACCGCTGACAACGTCCTCGAAGGGAAGCTGATTGGTGAATGGCTGGTGAAAACCGTCGCAGGCAAACCGTGTAACGTGGTTGAGCTGCAGGGCACCGTTGGTGCAAGCGTCGCCATCGACCGTAAGAAAGGGTTCGCAGAAGCGATCTCTAAAGCCTCTAACATCAAAATTATCCGCTCTCAGTCCGGTGACTTTACCCGCAGTAAAGGCAAAGAGGTGATGGAGAGCTTTATCAAAGCCGAGAACAACGGCAAAAACATCTGCATGGTTTACGCCCATAACGACGACATGGCGATTGGTGCCATTCAGGCCATTAAAGAAGCGGGCCTGAAACCGGGCAAAGATATCCTCACCGGCTCTATCGACGGCGTACCGGATATCTATAAAGCGATGAACGATGGCGAAGCCAATGCCAGCGTCGAGCTGACGCCGAACATGGCTGGCCCGGCATTCGACGCGCTGGAGAAATTCAAAAAGGACGGCACCGAGCCGCCGAAGTTGACCATTACCAAATCCACCCTCTATCTGCCGGATACGGCGAAAGAGGAGCTGGAGAAGAAGAAAAACATGGGTTACTGA
- the yjfF gene encoding galactofuranose ABC transporter, permease protein YjfF — MIKRNLPLMITLGVFVLGYLYCLTQFPGFASTRVICNILTDNAFLGIIAVGMTFVILSGGIDLSVGSVIAFTGVFLAKAIGAWGISPLLAFPLILLMGCAFGAFMGLLIDALKIPAFIITLAGMFFLRGVSYLLSEESIPINHPMYDTLSSLAWTIPGGGRLSAMGLLMLMVVVVGIFLAHRTRFGNEVYAIGGNATSANLMGISTRSTTIRIYMLSTGLATLAGIVFSIYTQAGYALAGVGVELDAIASVVIGGTLLSGGVGTVLGTLFGVGIQGLIQTYINFDGTLSSWWTKIAIGILLFIFIALQRGLTVLWESRQNSPVTRVSPTATK, encoded by the coding sequence ATGATAAAACGTAACCTGCCGTTGATGATCACGCTGGGCGTTTTCGTGCTCGGCTATCTCTACTGCCTGACGCAGTTTCCCGGCTTCGCCTCGACGCGCGTCATCTGTAATATCCTGACGGATAACGCCTTTCTCGGCATTATCGCCGTCGGTATGACCTTTGTGATCCTCTCCGGCGGTATCGATCTCTCCGTCGGCTCGGTGATTGCTTTTACCGGCGTCTTCCTGGCAAAAGCGATTGGTGCCTGGGGCATCTCGCCGCTGCTCGCCTTCCCGCTGATTTTGCTGATGGGCTGCGCTTTCGGTGCCTTTATGGGGCTTTTGATCGACGCGCTGAAAATCCCGGCCTTTATCATCACCCTCGCCGGGATGTTCTTCCTGCGCGGGGTTAGTTATCTGCTGTCGGAAGAGTCGATTCCCATTAACCACCCGATGTATGACACCCTCTCCAGCCTCGCCTGGACCATCCCCGGCGGCGGGCGGCTGAGCGCGATGGGGCTGCTGATGCTGATGGTGGTGGTGGTCGGTATTTTCCTTGCTCACCGCACCCGTTTTGGCAACGAAGTGTACGCCATTGGCGGTAACGCTACCTCGGCGAACCTGATGGGCATCTCGACGCGCAGCACCACCATTCGCATCTATATGCTCTCAACGGGGCTGGCAACGCTTGCCGGGATTGTCTTCTCCATCTACACCCAGGCGGGCTATGCGCTGGCGGGCGTGGGCGTCGAGCTGGATGCGATTGCCTCGGTGGTGATCGGCGGCACGCTGCTCAGCGGCGGCGTTGGCACGGTGCTTGGCACGCTGTTCGGCGTGGGGATTCAGGGGCTGATTCAGACCTATATCAACTTCGACGGTACGCTCAGCTCATGGTGGACGAAGATCGCCATCGGCATCCTGCTGTTTATCTTTATCGCTCTGCAACGCGGCCTGACGGTGCTGTGGGAGAGCCGACAGAACTCGCCGGTGACGCGAGTAAGCCCAACGGCAACAAAGTAA